AAGGAACCAAGATCTACGGTGGCTTCTACTTGAACATCCAGTTTGTTCAGAGGTACAGTCACCGTTCTTTCCTTGAGAACATAAGATTCGTTGGTGTTGATCTTGATTGAAGGAACAGAGCTTGAGGAAGCCATTTGAATGATTATGAAGTGAaaagggtttctagggtttGAAGGAAGACGATGCGCTTACTTCGTAGAGAAAGtttagagaaaatgaaagtgtaggttgtgaagtgagtagtgtgtgttttgtcAAAGTGTTTTAAGTAAAACGATTGCAATTCATAAGGGGGCAAataaacatagcattaatgacaaattgggggcgcgtgtaagtacgtttaaaagcataaaaaatcatcattgccctttttgttattctccaatacaaatagaccacgtcagaaactTTTCAGACTTACAACCTTGGTTAATGGAACAGGTGTTACTGAGACGTAACTGCCAACGCTTCCACTAACCCTGCTATTCAGAAGTAAAGAAcacagcttctgaagttttagtgctgacgtcatcttcagaagcacattttcctcagaacctcagttaagagcttctgatggaccacaacttctgaataaacttcagaaccaaacttcttattcagaggcaagcaaatcttaatcagacacaaagtgcatgttcaaatttttcttaataaaatcaaatctttaaacaattaaaggctttgtaaatatatcagcccattgatgttcagtatcaatgaattgtatatctaaagctcctttttgaacataatctctgataaaatggtgtttgatttcaatatgcttggctcttgaatgtagaattggattctttgacaaacaaatagcagcaatattatcacaaaagattgGAATACtattagcattaatctgatagtcttccaactgatgtttcatccaaagtagttgtgtacaacaacttgcagctgaaatgtattatGCTTCTGCTGTTGACAtagcaattgttgcttgtcttttgcttgcccaggatattaGATTCTCTCttaggaattgacaatttccaccggttgattttctttctatcctgtcaccagcatagtcagcatcacagaatccaacaactgataatctagggatttcctatacaggagtccaagattagttgttcccttcagatacctgaagattctcttaacagcagttaaatgagattctctaggatctgattgaaatcttgcacacaagcatacactgaataaaatatctggtctagatgcagtgaggtataacagagaaccaatcatacctctgtatagcttctggtctactttagttccagtatcttctttgctcaaggtgcaggttggatgcattggagtgttcatcactttacaatcttctagcttgaacttcttcagaagctcctttgtatattttgtttgatgaacatatactccttctttgctttgattaatttgaattccaagaaagaactttaattatcccatcatgctcatttcaaattcatcctgcattaacttagagaattccttgcaaagagatgcattagtagaaccaaatattatatcatcaacatatatctgcacaatcagaatgactttcttaagagtccttctgaagagtgttgtgtcaacttggcctctcttaaaatcattttttattaagaaattacttagtctatcataccaagctctgggagcttgtttcaagccatatagtgatttcttaagtttgtaaacatggtcaggatgcttaagatcctcaaacccatgaggttgtttgacatacacttcttcttcaatgacaccattaagaaatgcactcttgacatccatttgatataatattatgccatgattaactgcataggatagaagtaacctgattgcttccaatcttgcaactggagcaaatgtttcagtgtaatcaatgccttctttttGACTataaccttgtgcaacaagtctagctttgtttctggttacttccccttgttcattcagcttgtttctgaatacccattttgttccaataatgttcttctgattgGGTTTGGGTATCAGATTCCACACATCgttcctttgaaactgatttagctcttcttgcatagctaatatccatccatcatctgagagagcttcatcaactgtctttggttcaattattgacagcaatcctatcatagattcttcttgtctgaaatgagatCTAGTTCTTCTAGGACTGTTTTTGCTTCCAAttattagctcctcaggatgtgaagatttgtgcttgaattttgattgaacaacatgctgagtgttatcttgaatatcctcatAAGCATTTTCAGTCTGTGCTTCTGAAttaggttcagcttctgaactTGACTCAACTTCTGGATTTGATTCAGCATCTGGACTTGATTCATCTTCTGGATTCTTTTCAatatcagaaggttgatcagattctgatgcatcttcagaatcatttgCACCGCATTACTTTCAACTTGCTCTGGAGTttcacttccaggctctctattgtcataccccaaatttggaccatttgcaatcttttttgtccacattttttaatagttcagattctcttttattcgttttttaccttttaaaactcgtgtttttcgtcattaatcatttaaaaaaaaaactttcatcttgcatttaagtccccGCTTGCATTTTCTACAATATTTAAACTCacttcatttgaatttttataaacgcattttataatccttttagtcataacaggcaagtcattttaaaatggctaattgtattttaaaaggcgtgtctttttaatcatttcaaccgaaatttcggcagggaggatactttgaagtacctcatgtcagatttcgaagggactttttattttctttttttaggttagtttgtttattattattttatttttttattttttttagaaaaaaaaacaaagaaatgaaagtcacgtgagtgactttcttctttcctcttttcttttttttcttttttttttattatttatttatttattttattcattttgtttttgttttatttatttatttatttatttgttaaagtctttttctccaagtctcagctgcaggggtattttggtctttgatctgtaccagagccaaccctattttgtcactataaatacactgtccaatcattgggaaatgggtcCGAAAATTACTGTTCACGTCAGAAAAATCAGCAgcaattcacaaaccctaattttctacttttccaaccctttttcaaatcaagcacaaaaattacaaagaaaatagcaTGAGTTTTTGCAAACATTCATAGGTTCATAGGAAAAATCCAGCAACACCAAAACTTTACCAAAACCTCAAAACCATTCATATAATCACACAAAtcacaaacaagcataaacaagcAAACAGAACCGAACCGGAGAAGAGAGAAGGAACCGGACCGGAAAAGAGAGGAATAGGCGAACCGGAAAGAAGAGGCCGAACCGGAGCAAGGAGGAGAACGAACCGGACCGGAAGGAGAGGAAGGAGAACCGTGACAGATTCAACTTGAGGTAAAGATGTAGAAACTTTCTCTTCCATGTTTTTATGCTTTCtttgcaaacaaaaaaattcaagttcaaactcagatctacttcGTTTGggacttgttttcaaaaatctaaTCTCGGATTCATGCAAAGCAGaaaaatggatttttaaaaaatgtaaaaaaaattcgaaCGGAGATGTTTGAttctccggcgcggcggcgccgccTGTTGGCCGGCAGCCACCACGCCGGAAGTTGCtcaactcgccggagaagaaggctGCATTTGCAGACCTTCTCTCACTAAAAAtttcttagagagagaagagaacaaGAAAAATGATTTAAGAAAACTGAGTTATGCTCTTATACCCTTTCCTTCCTcacgttttttttctttctgcttGCTGGCTGTACCCCCTGTTTGCTTGCTGCACCCCCCTTAATTCATGTTGATATTCTTATGTTCTTTGCATGCCTTATCACATTTCTTTGCCTTAGTACATGATTTCACTTGAGTTATGCTTGTTTAGttagtattttaatttcatatagtatgccaaattattttaattttccttatattcgtttaaatcatttttaaatgcctttttacactaatttttggtcatttcatgcttctaaaaatttctaaaaatatttctcgtgttttttttaatttctttttattattttatgtactTTTCTTCTTTTGCAAATATTTCTATGTCATGTTATTCTCTTTCATCATTTTAAATATCTTACTtacattaatatttgttttttatgtttctaaacacattctaaaaaatatattgcttttttttactttacttTTGAGTTgctgtttttttattctttatatttttcaccttttttttttgatactTTTTGTTTCTAAACAATCATAAAAACATATTCCTCAACCATTTTATCTTTTTCCTAAGTGTTAAAATTTACTCTTTTGACTTTTCTATGTGTCTTTTTTTCCCTTAATTTCTTGCTTGTTACTTGTTCATGTGTTCATTTTAATTCCTTGCTCCTTTCATCataattttctttatgtttattaTTGCTTTAATACTTGTTTAAATCATGGCATACacggttatttatttatttttcattttattttgtcattgacttagtgcgtataaataggaaattgatgtaattttatttcttgcatttttattttggcataaaggccttagggttgtatttaggaattgatgtaataatgtaggtaacacaagcaccgacacatgcaccgacactaccacattttatttaccgctttccgttagtttttacgacgttacgttagttttcaccgttagtttagaaaaaacctttttatcaaaaaaaactaaatatgccaaatacaaaaaaaaatcattttcttagcaatatttttctctttattttcttaatcaaattctcaatcaattttaattcaacttcaatcattttcaaaatttaaaatcaattaacctcactcatttcttttttttctcatgccttgaggcctctttctcttcttgaaacccatttcaaaaaatcttaaaatcaacctaacccgctaaagaaatttttgagtggaactacgtcggttttgatccctttcccaaaaagggtacgtaggcagaggacttgtccttccaaatcaaataaaaataaccaaaaacatacttcttctccctccattctttcacttagacattaggcaataatttttcaaataaacaagtagcttagcacaagataatctaggtaagaggttcctacggaataccgtagatgcttagggtgctagcaccttcccttcgcataatcaacccccgaatccaaagtctcgataagggtttttactcattttttcccttcccaagcataaaaatcgagagttcaaagattgacgattcaaatcaattaatggtttgacatccgaaaatcgcgagcacagaaatggcgacttcactggggataaaggtcctacgcgggttaaacccaccttactttctttattttgtgctttattacttgtttatactttgtaaatatttgcttACATGTTTACCTTATTACGTGAGGGGTGAGAaaataagctctacacccgagcttgagggaaatataagataggagtggtagacTCATAGTGGCATACCGAGAGTATACTCGTGTCTTGTCACACGTGAGATAACCACACTTAGCAAAGGAGCTTGAAGTAAtatatgtcggcgtgtgttttcacgtttTAGACTTTATTACTCTTAAGTTTCCAATGAAGCTAAGAACCttttagtaacccttaacccatcttggccttttaggatgtagtgcggtggctaaccgaGTGTTTTCTCGGAATtagtcgacacgcgatactacactcaaatgagactttcctacgaacgttgttggaccgggtgttttctcggtacccgataaatattcggaagtggtcaATGACTTTGGGAACCTTGGTAGAACTTTTGTTACAAGTGCAAtttaaaccatagtccttaccaaatgacgTTGTTACCTTTGACTCCAACATGTGGACTTAACATCACCATGTATTCTATGTACTTTAgcataaccatgcatacatgcattcattcataaactactttttccatcaaaaattgaaggacttacACAAGTTTTTTTTGCAAACATCATGGgtatggaccttgtaagaatgaacaccaagagatacaacttcaaaaaaaatcttaactaagttttaacttttgttaagaactttttccttggttttGATCTTACCTTTTGCaatatcttcacaattttcaaatgaaaccatgTTTACAAAGTAACTTTgattagtccttcaaaaaaaaaaaaaaaaaaaaaaacatacatttttgCATACATacatcatgcatcattttgcattcatagtttctagtcTGTATCTCACACTGTGTCTTCTCCATAAAAAGGTCAATTCATTAGTAAAGTGGTCAgatgtcttcatccaagttcggctcacatatgcagacactcgtgcaaacacaaAAGATGGATCAACTTGAGCAAGAGGTCCACGAGCTTCGTGGAGAAGTAACAACACTTAGggctgaggtagagaagttaactagccttgtatcttcattgatggctaCAAACGATCTACCGCTTGTCCAACAAAGGCCTCAATCACCATATCAGCCAATGTGCCCTCAAAAGCCTCGACAACAGACTCCTCGGCAGTCTATCCCTCAGAATCAGGTTCCTCAGAAGTTCATTCCGCAAAATCAGGTCCAAAAAGCATCTCAGTGTGACCCGATTCctgtgaaatatgcggatttgcttcccattttgcttaAGAAGAACCTTATTCAAACCCTACCACTTCCTCGGGTGCCGAATTCGCTGCCACCTTGGTATCGCCCTGACCTCAACTGTgtattccatcaaggggcaccaggtcatgacactgagcagtgctaccctttgaaagaagaagttcagaagttgattgaaaataacgtCTGGTCCTTCGATGACCAAGATATAAAAGTgctatttcaacaacaacatctggcTCCTCACTCTGTTGCCGCTGTTAGACCCATCACCAATGTTGTCCAAGATCCGGGTTATCAGCCCCAGTTtcagcaatatcaacaacagcctCGACAGCAGGCTCCAAGAATTAAATTTGATCCGATTCCAATGAAATATGGGGAGTTGTTTCCCTATTTGCTTGAGAGGAACCTTGTCCAGACTAGGCCACCTCCTCCAATACCGAAGAAATTGCCGGCTCGATGGAGACCTGAtctcttttgtgttttccatcaaggggcacaaggtcatgatgttgagcgctgtttttctttaaagattgaagtccagaaaCTGATCGAAGACGATCTCATACCTTTCGAAGAATTTGGATCTGAATGTGCAAGTTAACCTGCTATCGGATTTTTGGACCGTGTGTTGACATGTGGAGTGTTTAGCTACAATTGGGCCTttgctgatgtttatttctactactcttttgttcaattaatatgtttgtttgtggctttatgttttttttttttaaaaaaaaaaaaaaaaaaaaaaaaaatcctttcgtcccaccCGAGACGGAAGTGAACTtgtttagggctttttgctgtatctattttcatcattaatgaaaaGGTCGTCTTGGTCCCGaccttcttttattttgtgctttttctggaaaaatggtaatacaaaaaaaaaccaaaaatttctttttctttaatcatttccacatatctgcataatcataatatttgtatcaataatcaaatcatgcattaataaacccatTGAACACTTAAACCCTGTACTCTCTCTtgactttgagttccttgtatccgaggctgaataagaggatgatgaagaagtttccAATGAGTTTTCTCGCCTCCTAGGGCATCTTGGCCATAGAAGCAgcaaatatcaagaaagattgtccaaaagaggactttcatgtacaaagactggcacgagatgctaccGTTTGTCTTGCAAGGATATTATACTTCAAGTGCACACTTCAACATGGGCACCCACCCTCCATCCCTCAGTATACAACATAAACGCAGTGCCTCACACGGAGGTCAAAGTCCCGTCAACGGGAGTTCCAATGAAAGCTAagcttgattgaatttaaaattgttaCTGCCATATGGCGTGGACAGTTATATCAAAAGCATGAAGCAAGTTTTCAACAAGAGAAGGCTCGTCCCCATGAATGTCAAGAGAGTGGCCTTGTGCTCAAAAGTTATACTATCTGAGTTAACCGAGTTCCAGGGGCAATGAATGCCTAATACAAAGAATGAGGGTAAACTTGTATGTCCTGTGaataccgatgcagtcaagaaatactttgttaaaatgaaaaagctcgataagtcgcaaacctgaaaaggcggcttaggcaaaaaaaagagcgtctcgatggactgaaaacccaaaagggcggtccatgcaaaagttagagacatataaaatgaaaaaatgatgattatcctgataggttgaaacccgcaagggcgatctatgcaaaagttaaggatcatgacaaagtaactgcatctggtcggaTATGATTCATATGGGGCATTTCAGccgtcaaaagacctccgactcatggcaaggtaattgcatcaaatcagatatgattcatctggggcatCTTAGCTGTTAAAGGGCTTCCGATCTGAAGCGTCTGCAAATCAAATACTCAGAACAGTGaaattcaaagttggtagaggaaacagtggttattgtgttcaatgtaccttttccatttaattaccattttccaaacttttaaaatccgtggaaccacgcctttggcaggccaccactccatttacattaacttaagcttgtgcccatttatttgaaattctcatttattctgtttgcaaacttttcttctatttttgatgttaatacctaaagcaaaaaaaaattcaaaaaaaaatcttttaaaaaaaaaaaaaaacaacttttatcatgtcttctgaaaagcataaacaacaggtacatcttctttgaacttatgagcaggtgaaacatacatcaacatccgtctcaaggACAGTTAAACTCTGCAAGGTTGGCATGACTAAAAGCTGAGAgagatgacctctgtcaaaaaaaaaaaaaaaaaaaaaaaaactcattgagtcgaaaacccgaaagggcggcttaagccaaaaatgagcgtcccggtggactgaaaacccgaaagggcggtccaggcaaaaattaggggcatacaaacaaaaagaatatgttcccggtggattgaaaacccgaaagggcggtccaggcaaaagttagggattcaaaaaatataaaaaaaaatgaaatgaaaaaaaaaaaaaaaaacaaagacagaGACATCACAGTGCAAGAGGGTCAAATGGAAGAATGCACTCGGTATTGGTTTACAAATGGCAACTTCTGCCTATGGTTTGATgtatggcgacttctgccaaaACATGGGTTGGTACCTCTCTTGTGGGTTGATTAATGGCAACTTCTGCTTGTGGTTTGATTATGGGGCATTCTCCCTTCAAGTGGTTTGATTATGGGGCATTCTCCTTTCAGTGGCCTGATTAATGGTTTGTTTCCCCTACTCGTGGTTTATTTCCAATGAAGATTGCtgagtgtttgtactgcgatgtcGTTCAACCTCCTATCTTACCTATCCAGTCTTGTTTGTCGGTTTCACCTGTTATATACAGTCATACGGTCCTACAAGTTTCATGCgtatattcatacattcattcatatacatatacatgcatataacATTCATGCACATCTAacatgcatacaaatatcatttataaataaattgcatTACCATCCAGTGTCTTATTTCAATGGTATCTCATTAAAAGTGTCATCACTAGTGTGGCTGATCCAGAGATGTCGCCAATCCACAATATTTCAAATGGCACGTTCTCCATCGAACAGTTTGAAAATACAGAAGTATGTGTCAACAGTTGGTCCGAAACTAGCAGGTTCAACGAAGGAGTAGtagtcattgcaaaaaaaaaaataaaaaaaaatatatacctccCCGGTGGATCCAAAATCCGAAAGgacgatccaggcaaaagttagggatttcaaaaatatatacaaaaagcaATGACTATTCGGACAAGACAATACGGTGTTGCATTggtgaaatggcgacttcttccccGGTTTGTGAGGACTTACCCCAGCAGTATGTTTAAGGGTTGTACCCCAACAATGGTTGATTCATTCCCCGTGGCTTTATCCCCAATGAAGGTTTCGAGTGTTCGTCCAGTGATGCCGGGCCGTTCTCCTTGTAGACCTGCCCAGTCCTGCctcaacaatcttaccattacaccgtcatatgagtctcatacatattcattcatgcatgcatacatagcacgcatataaatatcattcatacatagttgcatttttgCCCAATATTTTGCTTCACTATCCTCAGATACCACACCCAGTGTGTCTAACTCcaaaatgtcatcaaatcaaacatgttccaaagtggcaggtctcaccagtaatcagtctatacatacatacattccCCTTTAGCCTCATACAAATTCTTTTTCCCCTAAGCTTTACCCTTATCAAGTTACTCCTCACTGATACCAAGCTCTacattgtctttactttcaccggaggctttgcttttagcaaatgctaatggtccgtcttgcctttatcttttaccgtgtgtttgctatcccacaatgttagcaaaccctgtcggtccgtcttgtctttactttcacggaggctttgcttttagcaaatgctaatggtccgtcttgcctttatcttttaccgtgtgtttgctatcccacaatgttagcaaaccctgtcggtccgtcttgtctttactttcaccggaggctttgcttttagcaaatgctaatggtccgtcttgcctttatcttttaccgtgtgtttgctatcccacaatgttagcaaaccctgtcggtccgtcttgtctttactttcaccggaggctttgcttttagcaaatgctaatggtccgtcttgcctttatcttttacagtgtgtttgctatcccacaatgttagcaaaccctatCGGtccatcatgtctttactttcgccactcgtcggctaaatcatgtccttactttcgccactcgtcggccaatcatgtctttactttcgccacttgtcggctaaatcatgtctttactttcgccactcgtcggccaatcatgtctttactttcgccactcgtcggcaaatcatgtctttacttccgccacttgtcggctaatcatgtctttactgttgccactcgtcggctaatcatatCCTTATCTTATCTTGAAGCAACGTTAATAAACATCATCGTTCATACTCTAGTTGTTTCAAGCTATCTCACGGCGACTTTAAGCATTATTTATCAGTTCTTTCCCCAGTGATACCTATCCAATTGAACCCCAGTCAGTCTTTATGCATTATCTTTACATTCATACTTGCATCATGTTCAGTCATatcatcacattcatcagcatCACATCCCTGGCAtttcaaacggtccaaaattggcgttttttatatatttaagtctcctcgaccctttggtttaaaagtttcccttttaaaaccttcgtgacgaagaaacttaaataggggcatctgtcataccccaaatttggaccatttgaaatcttttttgtccacattttttaatagttcagattctcttttattcgttttttaccttttaaaactcgtgtttttcgtcattaatcatttaaaaaaaaaaactttcatcttgcatttaagtccccGCTTGCATTTTCTACAATATTTAAAATCacttcatttgaatttttataaacgcattttataatccttttagtcataacaggcaagtcattttaaaatggctaattgtattttaaaaggcgtgtctttttaatcatttcaaccgaaatttcggcagggaggatactttgaagtacctcatgtcagatttcgaagggactttttattttctttttttaggttagtttgtttattattattttattttttat
Above is a genomic segment from Medicago truncatula cultivar Jemalong A17 chromosome 5, MtrunA17r5.0-ANR, whole genome shotgun sequence containing:
- the LOC120580650 gene encoding RNA polymerase II degradation factor 1-like — protein: MDQLEQEVHELRGEVTTLRAEVEKLTSLVSSLMATNDLPLVQQRPQSPYQPMCPQKPRQQTPRQSIPQNQVPQKFIPQNQVQKASQCDPIPVKYADLLPILLKKNLIQTLPLPRVPNSLPPWYRPDLNCVFHQGAPDIKVLFQQQHLAPHSVAAVRPITNVVQDPGYQPQFQQYQQQPRQQAPRIKFDPIPMKYGELFPYLLERNLVQTRPPPPIPKKLPARWRPDLFCLYQKHEASFQQEKARPHECQESGLVLKSYTI